The proteins below are encoded in one region of Coffea arabica cultivar ET-39 chromosome 4c, Coffea Arabica ET-39 HiFi, whole genome shotgun sequence:
- the LOC113741847 gene encoding gibberellin-regulated protein 6-like gives MAKILCLVILALIAISMVATTAMANAHIDRARYGEGSLKGYECGSQCKRRCQKTRASLNQPCQLFCNKCCAKCLCVPPGYSGNKQVCACYNNWKTKKGGPKCP, from the exons ATGGCTAAGATCCTCTGCCTTGTTATTTTGGCCCTCATTGCCATCTCCATGGTTGCAACCACGGCTATGGCCAATGCCCACATTGATAGG GCACGATATGGTGAAGGGAGCCTAAAGGGTTACG AGTGCGGCTCGCAATGCAAGAGGAGGTGTCAGAAGACACGGGCTTCTTTGAATCAGCCCTGTCAACTCTTCTGTAACAAATGCTGTGCAAAGTGCCTCTGCGTTCCTCCTGGATACTCTGGAAACAAGCAGGTTTGTGCTTGCTACAACAACTGGAAGACAAAGAAAGGAGGACCAAAGTGCCCTTGA